caccctcctctccatccccgaaGGCGCTCAGGACGCTTTCCTCGTCATCGGTGGCGACGGTCGCTACTACAACTCTGACGCCATCCAGAAGATCGCCAAAATCGGTGCCGCCTATGGAgtgaagaagctcattgTTGGCCAGAACGGCATTCTCAGTACCCCAGCTGCTAGCAACTTGATTCGCAGGAGGAAGGCCACCGGCGGTATTCTACTGACTGCTAGTCACAACCCTGGCGGTATGAACCCACAAAACCAATATACAACAGATTACAGAGTATAGCAAGCTGACTGTTGTTAATTCCAGGTCCCGAAAACGACTTTGGTATCAAGTACAACCTCACCAATGGCGCACCCGCCCCCGAACAAGTCACCAACAAGATCTACGAAGTCTCCAAGTCCCTCACCTCCTACAAATACATTGACCTTCCTGAGGTCGACACCACCACGATTGGCACCCGCAGCTATGGCCCCCTCGAGGTCGAGATCGTGCACTCAACCGAAGACTACGTGGACATGACGAAGGAGATATTCGATTTCGACCTGATCAGAAGCTTCCTGAAGAAGCACCCTGATTTCAAGGTCCTTTTCGACGGTATGCACGGTGTGACTGGCCCGTACGGTGTTGACATCTTTGTCAACGAGCTCGGCCTccccgccagcagcaccatGAACTGCGTTCCCAAGCCCGACTTTGGCGGCGGCCACCCCGACCCCAACCTCGTTTACGCAcacgagctcgtcgaggccgtcgacaagaacaacatccACTTCGGCGCTGCCAgtgacggtgatggtgacCGCAACATGATCTACGGTGCCAACACTTTCGTCTCTCCCGGTGACAgtctcgccatcatcgcccacCACGCGAAGCTTATCCCCTGGTTCAAGAAGCACGGCGTCGACGGTCTTGCCCGGTCCATGCCCACGTCCGGTGCTGTTGACCTAGTTGCCAAGGCCCAGGGTCTCCAGAGTTACGAAGTACCCACTGGCTGGAAGTTCTTCTGCAACCTCTTCGACAACAAGAAGATGTCCATCTGCGGAGAGGAGAGTTTCGGCACAGGTAGCAACCACATCCGCGAGAAGGACGGTGTTTGGGCTATCGTTGCCTGGCTAAACATCATCGCCGGTGTCGCTGAGCAGAAGCCCAACGAAACACCcagcatcgcctccatcCAGCAAGAATTCTGGCAGATCTACGGCCGTACCTTCTTCACCCGCTACGACTACGAGAACGTCGACTCCGACGGTGCCAACAAGCTCATTGGCGCTCTCAGCGAGAAGGCCGTCGACAACAAGGACTCCTTCGTCGGCAGCATTGTCTCCGGCCGCAAGGTCGTCGACTCAGGGAACTTCGCTTACACTGACCTCGACGGCAGCGTGACCAAGAACCAGGGATTGTACGTCAAGTTCGACGACGGCAGCCGGCTTGTCGTCCGTCTGTCTGGAACCGGAAGCAGCGGTGCCACTATCCGTCTATATATCGAGAAGTATGAGAAGGACGCCAGCAAGGGCCAGCTGCCCACGCAGGAGTATCTCAAGGATAATGTCGCCTTGGCACTCGGTCTGCTCAAGTTCAAGGACTTTGTTGGCCGTGAGGAGCCTGATGTTAAGACTTAGTTTACTTCCCTTATCTCTCTATACATAAATTTCACATGTTTAGCTAGCAAAGCACGAGATTAATTTTATACTCCCTGCGTTACAGTCTACGATTGCTTTCAGGTATAACCTGGCAATTGTCATCAAGGCATCGTATTATTCCTGTAGTAATTCccagtattattattatcagaGGCCGAAAATCATAATTATatatcaacccaacccaacccctTTCAACTTCCCACCCCACCACCCCTCCCACCTCACAACCTCCTCAGCACGTCtgctctcctccgccgcaaaaACCACCGCATGGCTCTTAACAGCCTCCTCAAGCGCACACCCCACAAACTCcctctgcgccttctcaaCACTCCACCCCTTGTTAATAACCGCCTCAACAGCGCCCACAAAGCCCCTGGCCAACCCGTAGTCGCCTCCCCCATGCGACTCTGCTTCCTCGGGCGGCTGCTTAGGCACGTGGATGGTGCGCGTGTGACCGCTGCCGAAGTCGTAGATCGAGATGCTAGATGAGTCGTAGGTTATTTCGCCCTTTGTGCCGTAGATGCGGCCGCGTCGGACGCATTGGGCTTCTGTGGGTGCGATCATGTGGAAGAGGGCCGTTACCCCGGGTgtcttttttgttttgcggctgttgttgttattgctGGATTGGATAGGTGGTgtgtttgttgttgaggggaTGACGTCCCAAGCAAGCGTAACGACCTGGTCGTCCACGACGTCGTTGTCGGATTCGTAGACGCAGCGGCCGTACCAGGGTCTCTTTTTGATGGTATCGTCGTCTGTGTTTTCGGTGTAGTCTTGTCCTAGCACGGAGAGGAGGTGGgactctgcttctgctgttACGGCTCCGCTTGCTTTTCTATGAGGCTGGCCGTATCttttgctggtgctgttgtcgtTTGAGGGCAAGTGATCTTCTATATCCGGGCAGACGATGTTCACAGGCCACCCTGTCTCTCCCTTATTTAGTTCGTTATCCCGGTAGATGCGGATGGCGGAGTATGTGCAGTCCCGCTCGATGGGGCAGGTTGTGCAATTCGTCGCTGAGCCCGCAGCTGCGGGTTTGCGCGACGGTACAAACTGCGTGAGATACCCCGTGGACGACACAGTTCGCAGACTGAGCTTTCTCTCGCCGCCAtcctcaccagcagcagaattAACCGGCGCCTCAAtcaaccaaaccaaaaagtCAATATCGTGACAACTCTTCGTTAAAAGGCTCCCATCccccttctccgtctcccgCCGCCAATTCCCGCGCACATAACTATGCGCAAAATGCCAATACCCGACTGGCTCGGCATGCTCAACGGATACAATATCCCCCACGACTTGCTCCGCGCGGACCAAccgccgcagaagcagaTTGTGTGGACTATACCGGAGCACATGGCCGATGGAGAAGATACTCTTGGGAGGAACCCGCTCGCCGGAGTCGGACTTTGTCCATGCCGCATACACGCTTAAACAGTCGTCTAGTGAGAGCGCCAGCGGTTTCTCGCAGAGGACATGTAGGTCGAGGAGATTCGCTTTTGCTATTGCAGAGAGAATGATAATGTGCGTTTCATCGAGAGTGCAGATTAAGACGCCGTCGACGCCAGtttcaccttcaccttcaccctcatcctcgccacTCTCCGTGACAACTCCATTTGAT
The nucleotide sequence above comes from Aspergillus puulaauensis MK2 DNA, chromosome 3, nearly complete sequence. Encoded proteins:
- the pgmA gene encoding phosphoglucomutase PGM2 (COG:G;~EggNog:ENOG410PHM1;~InterPro:IPR036900,IPR016055,IPR005846,IPR005845, IPR005844,IPR005843,IPR005841,IPR016066;~PFAM:PF00408,PF02879,PF02878,PF02880;~go_function: GO:0000287 - magnesium ion binding [Evidence IEA];~go_function: GO:0016868 - intramolecular transferase activity, phosphotransferases [Evidence IEA];~go_process: GO:0005975 - carbohydrate metabolic process [Evidence IEA];~go_process: GO:0071704 - organic substance metabolic process [Evidence IEA]), which translates into the protein MSVQTVSIQPFGDQKPGTSGLRKKVKVFQQENYTESFITSTLLSIPEGAQDAFLVIGGDGRYYNSDAIQKIAKIGAAYGVKKLIVGQNGILSTPAASNLIRRRKATGGILLTASHNPGGPENDFGIKYNLTNGAPAPEQVTNKIYEVSKSLTSYKYIDLPEVDTTTIGTRSYGPLEVEIVHSTEDYVDMTKEIFDFDLIRSFLKKHPDFKVLFDGMHGVTGPYGVDIFVNELGLPASSTMNCVPKPDFGGGHPDPNLVYAHELVEAVDKNNIHFGAASDGDGDRNMIYGANTFVSPGDSLAIIAHHAKLIPWFKKHGVDGLARSMPTSGAVDLVAKAQGLQSYEVPTGWKFFCNLFDNKKMSICGEESFGTGSNHIREKDGVWAIVAWLNIIAGVAEQKPNETPSIASIQQEFWQIYGRTFFTRYDYENVDSDGANKLIGALSEKAVDNKDSFVGSIVSGRKVVDSGNFAYTDLDGSVTKNQGLYVKFDDGSRLVVRLSGTGSSGATIRLYIEKYEKDASKGQLPTQEYLKDNVALALGLLKFKDFVGREEPDVKT
- a CDS encoding Gfo/Idh/MocA family protein (COG:S;~EggNog:ENOG410PKCI;~InterPro:IPR004104,IPR000683,IPR036291;~go_function: GO:0016491 - oxidoreductase activity [Evidence IEA]); translated protein: MKQPNFLIIGAGSRGSAYARAISISTPGRIGAVAEPNPYKRHALGQNYIWGERAPKRGEEFEGWEEWIEYETKRRQRQSSKLNSNNGVSPPSNGVVTESGEDEGEGEGETGVDGVLICTLDETHIIILSAIAKANLLDLHVLCEKPLALSLDDCLSVYAAWTKSDSGERVPPKSIFSIGHVLRYSPHNLLLRRLVRAEQVVGDIVSVEHAEPVGYWHFAHSYVRGNWRRETEKGDGSLLTKSCHDIDFLVWLIEAPVNSAAGEDGGERKLSLRTVSSTGYLTQFVPSRKPAAAGSATNCTTCPIERDCTYSAIRIYRDNELNKGETGWPVNIVCPDIEDHLPSNDNSTSKRYGQPHRKASGAVTAEAESHLLSVLGQDYTENTDDDTIKKRPWYGRCVYESDNDVVDDQVVTLAWDVIPSTTNTPPIQSSNNNNSRKTKKTPGVTALFHMIAPTEAQCVRRGRIYGTKGEITYDSSSISIYDFGSGHTRTIHVPKQPPEEAESHGGGDYGLARGFVGAVEAVINKGWSVEKAQREFVGCALEEAVKSHAVVFAAEESRRAEEVVRWEGWWGGKLKGVGLG